GGCGAGCTGGTGGCCTTCGCCAAGACGGTGGAGGCCACCGTCGAGGCGACGCTGGCCGAGCTGAAGCCCGGCCGCGAGCTCCACACCAACGTCGAGTGGTACGCGGCGGTCGTCATGGAGCAGTGCGGCCTCCCCCGCGACCTCTTCACCCCGACCTTCGCCGCCAGCCGTGTCATCGGCTGGTGCGCGCAAGCGCTCGAGCAGGCTGCCGACAACCGGATCATCCGCCCCAGCTCGCGCTACGTGGGGCCGCCACCGCCTCAGCCGGTGCCGTTGCCGGAGGCCTAGCGACCCGAGCCGGAAGTCCTCCGGCTCCCCCAACCAGCGCTGCGGGCCCTCGACCTCCTGGAACGCGTCTCTCGGCGCTACCGTCGGGGCCGACACCTGGCCAAGGACGACTCCCCGGCATGCTCCTCGACACCATCTCCAGCCCGGCTGACCTGCGTCGGCTCGACCACGAAGCGCTCGACCGCCTCGCTGGTGAGATCCGCGAGTTCATCATCAACGCGGTGTCGCTCACCGGTGGCCACCTGGGGTCCAACCTGGGCGCCGTCGAGCTCACCCTGGCGCTGCACCGCGTGTTCGACTCGCCACGCGACATCCTCCTGTGGGACACCGGCCACCAGGCCTACGTGCACAAGATCGTCACCGGCCGGCGCGAGGGCTTCGCCACCCTGCGCCAGGGTGGCGGGCTCTCCGGCTACCCGAGCCGCGACGAGTCCGAGCACGACTGGGTCGAGAACAGCCATGCCTCCACCATCTTGAGCTACGCCCACGGCATGGCCACCGCCATCGAGCACGAGGGCCTCGACCGCAGGGTCGTCGCCGTCATCGGCGACGGGTCGATGACCGGGGGGATGGCCTTCGAGGGTCTCAACAACCTGGGCATGACCGGCCGCCGGGCGGTCATCGTCCTCAACGACAACGGCCGCTCCTACGCCCCGACCCACTCGAAGCTCGGCGAGAGCCTGGCTCGGCTCCGACTCGACCCCCGGTACACGCGCCAGCGGGCTCGCCTCGAGCGCTTCCTCGGCGCCATCCCCGTCATCGGCGAGCGCCTCCAGCGCAGCCTGGAGTCCGCCACCGCCGCCGTGCGCGAGATGTGGGAACCGCCGGCGTTCTTCGAGCAGCTCGGCGTGCGCTACACCGGACCGTTCGACGGCCACGACATCGCCGGCCTCGAGTCGGCGCTGCGCAACGCGGCGGAGTGGGACGGGCCCATCGTCGTCCACGTCCTCACCGAGAAGGGCAAGGGGTACCCCTTCGCCGAGGACGACGACGAGCAGCGGGGTCACGACGCGCCCCGGTTCGACCCGCTCACCGGCCCCAGCCCCAAGGACCGGCCGTCGGGCTACACCGGTGCGTTCTCCGACGCCCTGGTGGCC
This genomic window from Acidimicrobiales bacterium contains:
- a CDS encoding citrate/2-methylcitrate synthase, producing the protein GELVAFAKTVEATVEATLAELKPGRELHTNVEWYAAVVMEQCGLPRDLFTPTFAASRVIGWCAQALEQAADNRIIRPSSRYVGPPPPQPVPLPEA
- the dxs gene encoding 1-deoxy-D-xylulose-5-phosphate synthase, which translates into the protein MLLDTISSPADLRRLDHEALDRLAGEIREFIINAVSLTGGHLGSNLGAVELTLALHRVFDSPRDILLWDTGHQAYVHKIVTGRREGFATLRQGGGLSGYPSRDESEHDWVENSHASTILSYAHGMATAIEHEGLDRRVVAVIGDGSMTGGMAFEGLNNLGMTGRRAVIVLNDNGRSYAPTHSKLGESLARLRLDPRYTRQRARLERFLGAIPVIGERLQRSLESATAAVREMWEPPAFFEQLGVRYTGPFDGHDIAGLESALRNAAEWDGPIVVHVLTEKGKGYPFAEDDDEQRGHDAPRFDPLTGPSPKDRPSGYTGAFSDALVAAGASDPKVMAITAAMPGSTGLLPFQARFPDRFLDVGIAEQHAVTAAAGMAMLGLRPVVAIYSTFLTRAIDQVIYDVGLHHQPVVFAIDRAGITGDNGASHHGVLDLALATKVPGMTVFAPSSAQEIPVMLAEALSITSGPSLLRWPNGAAREVPPDQVGAGLRARKAVDGGDAAEVAILAVGKMVAAAEEAAGLLADNGTVATVWDVRVAKPLDAEMIDDAAGHRLVVTVEDGIRVGGVGSQVADALADLNESRTAPPVLVLGTPAEFIDHGSVARIHADLGLDAAGIAAATTKALTAARDPLAD